The DNA sequence GTGTCGTTTGATACTGCTTGTTGATTATAAAATCGGGTTGACCtattttaattaaaaagaagaaaaaaatttgtcCTTATGAGcatgatttgaaattttatagATGTAGTAGCAATATGATCATTCATAAAAGACTTTTATGTaattagcttttttttttcttttagatttTCTGTTATGAGTTTTCTCTATGCAATCAACATGATTGAACAATGAAAAACCCCTAAACCTATAATCTTTCCCACCTAAAATTAAATAGTTATTGTGctcatcaaaacaaaacaagaataaTGAAATAATTGCATTGGGATTGCAATGCTGAATTACAAACGGTTGTTACATGGGATAATATATAGCCCAGCAAAGATCAACCAATTTATCCGCCTCAGTTGTATCGCAGCAAACATGGTGTTGTACTTGGCGCCTTCTCTGCCACTGAGCTGAGATAGGTGGCCACATAGCACGTCAACGATCGTGTTAGTTGCCGCGAACTCCTCGCGGTACCAATCTATTATTGCATCCTTCGTCACCACGTCTAGCACCACTGTCATAGCACCTACATCGACATCATTGCGGGTCCTATCACTGGAGGACTGGCTCCATTAGCCAGAGGCAACACAGTTGGCCCAACCGTCATCGCAATGTACAGTTAGCTcaaaactcttttttctttccgaATCAACAAACTTCAGTTTCTAAGCCACTGCGCATGGTTGAAAACAAAAGTCATGATGTTAGTCATTCCAAATAAAAGATGTCTTATGTGCAACTTGAGTTATCCTAACTGCCAAAAACTCTTTGGTATCCTCCAATATCTCAGGTTCACATGTGATTAGAAATCCAATTCTAAATTCTCAATTTACGATACTTCCTTTATGTCTCAAATCAAATCTATCCAGATAACCTAGCTAGAATACAAGGTTGTATCTTAGGTAATAGGTACCATAGGCACACAATTGGGATGAGAAGGGTCATTTTATTTGCATCTAAGTTTTCGAAGAGACTTCTATGGACCAAGGTCCACCTGCACCAAGCCGTAATTCCGCGCTTGACAGACACGCGTGGTGAGTTGACCGCGGCTGGTTATGCAGAAATTTGGATGGGTACAGTACTACACTTGAGATACACATGGGAGGCACGTGATAGCAATACAACCCTAGAGCCTATCTCAGATCGATcgatccctctctctctctctctcatcgttctccttgtctctccaccCCCGAATCAGAGGAGGTGATTGAGGTTGCGAGTTCCGGCAgcgatcggaggcaccagatcGATATCCTTCTCCTTCTCATGGTCATCTCGCTCATCGTTGTCCTTGTCCCCCCAATTTGATTCACGTCCCCGATTCAGAAATTAGAAGGTGTTGATACATTGGGGTTTCGAATAAGTCATTTGATTGGCGGCGGCGTCGTATTGGGTTTGGGTAAGCTGCTTTACTTTACTCTCTCAATTACTAGGTGTTCATATATTGGGGTTTCCATTTAGTTCTGTGATTCATCAAGCAGGATAGGTTTTTGTAATTGCTGAATAGGTTTTGTGGTTCATCAATGATTTTTGATTCATCAACCAGAATAGATGAGCTTGAGCTGTGGTTTTGTAAATGCTGACTGGGTTTTGTGATTCTCTCTGAAACCCCCGTCTTCTTCAGGATCGGATTTTGATCCTGAAGTTCTCGGGATTTGACTCTGGATTGCTTGTTCAATTTgttgctctatttgtttgtttggtgCGAAAATGTGAGATATTTACTGCTATCCACTGCCAAGGTTACTGGCTTTGTGGAAACAATTGTAGGTGTGAAATTTTCACTTGCCAAATTCCTCAGGAACTAAGTGGAATGTTGAATTCAGTTTACTATGATGGAATTTGATCTACTTTACGTGGCCGAGGGTCATGATGTGGTGCATGTTAGGTATTTGTGAAATGTTTAGGGTTAGGAAAAATTGAGACTTTTGtgttttggggttttattttggtCAGGGTCTGTAAAGTCAACCTTTTTTTACCGTACTCTTGCAAGCACTGAGATATAAAACACCAGTGGCGTTTCCCAGTCAAATTATGTGTGATATGTCAGAAAGGCGGCCTGGGTTTGTTTGGGACCTATCTATCTATCAAGTTTTTAATTTCAGAGGAAGTAGGAAAAGAATGGGGCAAAGCAACCACTAAACCACTGCATCTTTTCTTATAAATTTGAGAATACTTATAGGGGTTACATGGATGCATTGCGGTCCTGTTACCTCACAATGGAAACTGCTTTTGTCTTGCATGAAGGGTGAGAGTTAACCCCACTCTTTTCTTTTGAGTGTCATACCTACTACAGTGCAAAATGCCTTTATTCTAATGATTCATCCATAAAGAGACGATAATTCCTGAGGTTTTTCTATTTACTGCCTTTTGAACAGCTCTGAGCCTCTGATTTTTATGGAATGTATGATGTAATGGATTGCCGTATGATGGAACTGCAGAACTTTGTTCATCGAATGTGCCCATTTTCTCTTTCAAGATGTTGGTTGAGTTTGTTATTAAATGATAACAGTAATTGGGGTTACAAATATTGTCATGAAAATATTTGTAAGGTTGTGTTGACTGTTGAAGATGACTGGTAGGTAAAGCATTCATGAGATTGCTTGTTTTTATGCTGCCTCACAAGTATACATTCCTTTTTCTAGTTCTTCATTCCATGAGGGTTGTCTTCAATTTATACTATTTTGTTTAATCAGACACAAACAATCTTgaagtttctgaaattttaaatGTAAAAGAGCCAGATGTTTTACCTTTGAAGTGGATTTGCAGGAGTTGTGAAAGCTTGTATGTACCTGCGTATAGCTTCTGGTCTTCTAGTACCAGAAGCCAAGCTGTTTCTGCATTCGGAGGATTTGCTTTATGTGGATAAAGCCAAACCCCATGATCGCAGGACGATGTGTGACTCACCGATTGTGCAAACTAAGTTGAGCAAGTAAGGCTGCATTCTTGTTCTTTGTAGGTACTCTTTCTTGTTTTAGTTATATATGCAGGGGATCTCTGagcttttcctttttaatgatttcttctttgttctttggttgcattttGCTTAAGTGATTCTCTCTATAAATATTCTCATTCTAGCATCTCATATAATTTTATGGATACCTATTCTATATGTTCTAATCTTTTTAGTCTATTTTTCTTGAGACATTTTCATTGACATTTATACTTTAAAAATTACattgttaattttattttattttactgtaGATAGTCATTTGCAGGTTAAAGATTTAACTGAGCAGTTTCCAGCCGCTACACCCCTTGCTTTGGCACTGAAACAGTTCTTGGCAGATTGTAGTCTGGATCAGTCTTATTCTGGTGGCTTGAGTTCCTACTGTTTGGTGAGTAATGCTGGAACACCTCTCGTCGGGCTTAATGTAATTAAATTATATGAATGCTTAGTTTTTAAATTTAACCATTTTTCAGTAGGGACAAAAATGGTGTCAAAGGTGATATAGATTTTTAAACATTGACTGAACATTATGCCTGATCAAAGTATACTTTTCTTCCTTCcaaaatatatgtgtgtgtgtgtgtgtgtgtgtgtgtgtgtgtgtgtgtgtgtgtgtccacATTATGCTTTAATACTTATTCTTTTGCTGGTCAGTAGTGGACTTGATATATCAACTCATACAATTAGATATGTAGTGTTGCCACAAAAAGGTATCAAAGAATTGAGGGTTTATCTCAGATTTTAGATACCGTGATGCTTCATCAATCACCAATTGTTGACATTTGCAAGCCAGTCTATTAACAACTTTTGTAGTTGCAAAGAGGGAAATGATACTGCAGCTTGATTTCTATTTTAGTCTCTTGTATTGCTTTACAATTGTGACTGAGGATAGGTTCGCAAAGTTCTGTCCATCTTGAGTAGATTTCAAAGACCAGGAACAAAGGGAACTAAGATTGCTGAAATTCCATTCTTTATGGA is a window from the Rosa chinensis cultivar Old Blush chromosome 2, RchiOBHm-V2, whole genome shotgun sequence genome containing:
- the LOC112188256 gene encoding uncharacterized protein LOC112188256 isoform X4, whose translation is MYLRIASGLLVPEAKLFLHSEDLLYVDKAKPHDRRTMCDSPIVQTKLSNHLQVKDLTEQFPAATPLALALKQFLADCSLDQSYSGGLSSYCLEFGDLLMNFLYFFGNVFDPRQMRISVQGSGVHIKRERGCRFFTTGLPSDVVVEVGEMSFHLHNFLLLSRSRVMES
- the LOC112188256 gene encoding uncharacterized protein LOC112188256 isoform X3, with translation MYLRIASGLLVPEAKLFLHSEDLLYVDKAKPHDRRTMCDSPIVQTKLSNHLQVKDLTEQFPAATPLALALKQFLADCSLDQSYSGGLSSYCLEFGDLLMNFLYFFGNVFDPRQMRISVQGSGVHIKRERGCRRWVQCVQQGGFSPLGFLVMLLLKLEKCLSIFIIFFCSQEVESWKVDFRSI
- the LOC112188256 gene encoding poly(A) RNA polymerase cid14 isoform X5, which produces MYLRIASGLLVPEAKLFLHSEDLLYVDKAKPHDRRTMCDSPIVQTKLSNHLQVKDLTEQFPAATPLALALKQFLADCSLDQSYSGGLSSYCLVPLIVRFPQHECLLDRPINQEFGDLLMNFLYFFGNVFDPRQMRISVQGSGVHIKRERGCSIDPTH